The following nucleotide sequence is from Pseudomonas sp. S09G 359.
CGCGGTCCTGAGTGTGCAAGCGGCAATCAACGGTCGCCTGGGCCAGACGGTGGGCGTGTTGCGCAGCAGCTTGGTGACCTTTGCGGTCGGCGCCCTGGTCACCGCGCTGCTTATTTTCTTCTTTGAACCGGCCCAGGCCGTGAGCTTGCTGGAGGTGCCGAAGTGGCAGCTGACCGGCGCCCTGTTTGGCGTGGTATACATGATGGTGATGGTCGGCGCGGTACCGGTCGTCGGCACTGCGGTGGCCACCGTTGCGGTGATCACGGGCCAATTGGGCATGGGCATGCTGATCGACAACTTCGGCTGGCTGGGCAACCCGGCCATAGAACTGTCGAGTGGTCGGATCGTGGCAATGGCCTGTCTGGCCCTGGCGCTGGTGTTCATGTACCGCAGCAATACGCGCACCGACTGATGGGGTGAACCATCGACGATGGGCGACAGTCACTGCTTAAGGTGCTGGCGCCCGCCGCACCGGGACGACCATGAAGAAGGAGTCTGACCATGCCAGATAAAACCTGTGCCTGCCCACATTGCAAATGTGTGCTGGGTGTTGATGCGGTGATGAAGGACGGTAAAGGTTATTGCTGTCAGGGCTGTGCGGAGCACCACGCGCACGGTGAGCCCTGCGCGGCGGCCACGGGCTGTGAGTGCGCCAAGTCGGCTCATGGTTAAACGCGGTTGACAGTGTGGGAGGGCGCAAGTCGAATCGTCGCACCGCCCCTCCCACATTTCATCTGTTTGGCTTGGGTTATTGGGTTTCCAATTCCAGCCGCAGACTGTGATCGGACATGCGCTGTCGATCTTTGACTACACCGCTTGTGCGTCGCCCCTCCAGCGCAAACACCACGGTTTGCGCGTGATGCAAATCATCCGGCAGTGGCTGGAACACCTTCAGCACCAGCCAACCAGGCTTATGCTGCAAGCTCACGTGGCACTCCGCGTGCTTGGCCAGTGGCCCGAACAGGGTGTCCTGGGTGTAGTCAATGCGCGCCTTGCCATTGACTTGCGCTGGTAAATTCACCGGTATCGCTCCTTGATCAAGCTTGGGCGCGCGCATCCGAGCGACGCCATTGCACGTTGGTAATGCCGTACCTTTCGGCCTGTTCCTGGCTGGTCTTCTTCACCTGTTCACGGGCGAAACGGCCGATACGGCCCACGCCGGCGTCGCAGCTTGCCCAATGCCAGGCTTCAGCAGCGTCGAGCTTCTCCAGGCGGATGATGAACGACTTGGGTTCGCCCTGTAGGGTGTAGTCGATCACGAACAGTTTTGCGTTATTCATTGGCCCATCGATCCTGGTGGTCTAAAGCTAGTGATCCCCCTGGGCGGCAAAAATTCACTCGGATTGTCGGACGGTCGTCATTACCATGGTGGCTCACCCTTGCCTGATGTGCACCCCATGGCCCTGGCTGCGCCCCCTGACCTCAGTGATCACGCCGTCCCCGTACAACCGCTCGCGCGTACCTACCCGCGTGGCTTGTATGTGGAGCCCCACAGCCATGACTGGGGCCAGTTGCTCTATGCGATGAGCGGTGTGATGTGGGTCGAAACACCCCGCGAAGCCCTGGTGGTGCCACCCCAGCGAGCGGTGTGGCTGCCGCCGGGGGTGGAGCATGGAATTCGCGTGGTGTCGGATTTGCAGATGCGCAATATCTACCTGCGCCCGGCGCTGGCGGCGACGCTGGACAGCCAGGTGCAAGTCATTGAGGTCGGTGGGTTGCTGCGCGAGCTGATCGTGACGCTGGTGGAGCAGGGCGACAGCGGCGACGCGGCGTACTACGACGCTGTGGTCGGCCTGGCATTGCTGGAACTGCAACGAGCGCGCCGCTCGCAGATCCGCATCGGCATGCCGGTGGCGGCCGACCGGCGCCTGATCAACGCGTGCCAGGCGGTGATGGCCGCGCCGTCGCTGGAGATCCCGTTCGAGCAGCATGCCGAAGCGGCGGGTGCCAGCGTGCGCACCTTGGCGCGGTTGTTCCAGAACCATCTGGGCATGGGCTTCGCCGAATGGCGCCGGCAGGTGCAACTGGCCACGGCGGTGGCAGAGTTGATCCAAGGCGAACCGATCAGCGCCATTGCGCGCTCCCTGGGCTACTCGCCGAGCAGTTTCAGCGACATGTTCCGTCGCGAACTGGGGATGGCGCCGTCGCAGTATGTGGGTTGGCCGAAATCCTGAAGCACTTGGCCGATGCTTCAGGGTCGGGCTTCCTACACTGAGCGCATCAATCAATCAGGCGCCCACCCCATGAATTATCTGATCTCCCTGGCCATCGGCCTGTTTGTCGGCGTGATCTATGGCGCCCTGGATTTCCGCTCGCCCGCGCCGCCGGCTATCGCCCTGGTGGGCCTGATGGGCATGTTGCTGGGCGAGAAGCTGTGGCCCATGGGGCGGCAGCTGGTCAGTGGTTGGTTGTCGTGATCTTCTTTCCCTTCGATGGATACTGCCCATGAAAGCCCTGCAATTTTCCGCCACCGGCGACCTCAATGCCCTGCGTTTCGTCGACGTCGCCACCCCAGTGCCGGCGGCCAATGAGGTGCTGGTACAGATCAAGGCCGCAGGCCTCAACCCCAGCGACGTAAAAAACCTGCTCGGCCGCTTCCCCTATACCACCTTGCCGCGCATTCCCGGCCGGGACTTTGCCGGGGTGGTGGTGCAGGGCCCGCAGGCGCTGGTGGGCCAGGAAGTCTGGGGCACCGGGCGCGACCTGGGGTTTTTCGCCGACGGCTCCCACGCGCAGTACCTCACCGTGTCGGCCAAGGGCGTGGCGCATAAACCCAGCCACCTGAGTTTCGCCCAAGCCGCCAGCCTCGGCGTGCCGTACACCACCGCCTGGGACGCGCTGGAGCGCAGCGGTGTGGGCAAAGGCACGCGGTTGCTGGTGATTGGCGCCAATGGCGCCGTAGGCAGCGCGACGTTGGCCTTGGCGAAAATTCGCGGCGCTGAGGTGCTGGCGGCGGTACGCCGGGCGGATCAGGTCGAGGTGCTGCAGGCGCAGGGTTTCGACGCGATTGCCCTGGCCGCGCCGGAAGAACTCGGCGCGCAGGTGAATGCAGTATTCAAGGGCGGTGCCGATGTGATCTTCGATACCACCGGGTTCTGGCTCCCCGCGGCCGTGGCCGGCCTGGCGCCGTTCGGTCGTATCGCGATCATTGCCGCACCGGTGGACGGCCACGTGCAATTGCCGGCCCTGGCCCTGTACCGCAAGGGCGGCTCGGTGGTGGGGATCAATTCGTTGCTTTACAACTGCGAGCAGTGCGCGGTCATGCTGGAGCAGTTCGGCCGCTTCTTTGATGAAGGCTTGCTGCCGCTGCCCACCGGCCTGCGCGCAGTGGCGCTGGCCGATGGCGTGCAGTGCTTTGAAGAAGTGAATCAGGGCAGTGCGGACAAGATCATTTTCCTGCCCTGACACATCTCTAATGTAGGAGGGGGCTTGCTCCCGATGGCGGTGGATCAGTTACAGATGGGCTGACTGATATACCGCATCGGGAACACGCCCCCTCCCACATTTGATCTTCACTAGGCTTCTGGAACGCCTTTTTCCCAGGCCGACCAGTTCTTGAGAATCGCCTGTACCAGCGGGTTCCCCGTGCGGTACAGGTTCTCCAGCGCCGGTACAAAACCGCCCTGGTCGGCGTATTTGAGCAGGTTGTCGACTTCGCTGTAGCCGGGGTACGGCCGGTCGAAATCGGAACCGGCGCGCACCACGGCCAGGCGCTGGATGTCCACCAGGCCTTCACGGCTGGCGCGCAGCAGCGCCTCGTAGGTGGAGTTGTCTTCCTGCTGGGTGGTGCAATATTCGCCTTTGTTGTCCGTGAGCAGCTTGGTCCAGACTTCGGCGCGCTCGCTCAGGCGCGTGCCGGAGAACCAGGTATTGCCCGCCAGGGTGTCGCAGCGGGTGACTTGCGGCGGCTGGTTGGCCGGTGCGGCCGGGTAGTGTTTGCGCCAGGCGCTGGACTCCTTGCTTTCCGTCAGCTCGACTGTCTGCGACAAGGCAAACGCCTTGGCTTGCAGCTTGGGGTTCAGCTCGAACACTTCGGTCTTGTAGTCCAGCGGCGGTTTCTCGTTGGGCCCCTTGGTGTTGATGCCGATATAGCCGGTCGGCCAATCCTTGGGCGCGTCGCGCGAATCCAGCTCCCACTGGGTGCCGAATTCCACCAGGTAATGGGCCCAGGCGGCAGTACCGATGGTGCCGTGCTTGGGGCTGATACCGGCAATCCCGGCGATCAGGAAGTAGCTTTGGCGCAGGTCGAACTTGGGCGACAACGCCAGGGCCAGGGTGGACGCGGCGGCATTGGTCTGGCCCATGCCGGTGACCAGCAGGCACACATCCTGGGTGTTGCAACGGATCACCGGGTAGTCGGCGGACAGGCCCGGCACGCGCACTTCCTGCTTGAGCTCCAGGCGGTCGATCCAGGTTTGCGCCTCGGGGGCGAACATGGTGATCAGCATCACCTTGGGCTTGATCGGCGCTGGAGTATCCGCCAGCACTACGTGGGGCAGCAGGGCCAGGCCCACGGCCAGTGAGACACGGGTAAACGTTTTCATCTCATACTCCTTGATCAGAATTGGTAGCCCACGCCGGCGTAGTAACCCCAGCCGTCGGAACGGGCGCGGAAGTTGCCCTCGCCGAAGTTCAACTCACTGCCATCCTCCCAGTTGCCGCCGTTATGAAAGTAACGGCCGACCAGGGTGAAGCGCAGGTGGGTAAACGAGTACAGCAGCACGTTGGTGGCCACCGTGGAGTTGGCGGTGCGTGCCGGGTTGTCCTTGTGCAGGCTTGAGCCGAAATCGTGGTTGGTGAAGCCGATATAGGTCAGCGAGGCGCCATTGTCGAAGCTGCTGATGGGCACGATGTACTTCATTTGCGCGCGGTAGCCGTCCCATGAGTATTCATTGCTGGCGCCGTAGTTTTCCCACTGGTAGCGCCCGTAGAAGTTGGCCGACAGGTTGACCCGCGAGTGGGTGTCGATATCGGTGCCGAAGCCGCTGTACAGGGTGTTGGCGCGGTTGGCCTGGTTGCTGCCGTGGTCGTAGATCCAGTCAAACGCCACATACCATTCCTTGAAGGGGCCGATGGCCAGGCTGCGACCGGCCAGGTAGTCGATGGAAATACGCGGCTCATGCTCCATGAACAGCGGCGAACCATGGTCCCACACGCCTTT
It contains:
- a CDS encoding DUF6555 family protein; the protein is MNNAKLFVIDYTLQGEPKSFIIRLEKLDAAEAWHWASCDAGVGRIGRFAREQVKKTSQEQAERYGITNVQWRRSDARAQA
- a CDS encoding metallothionein, yielding MPDKTCACPHCKCVLGVDAVMKDGKGYCCQGCAEHHAHGEPCAAATGCECAKSAHG
- a CDS encoding nucleoside-specific channel-forming protein Tsx: MHSTSRPRICFGVSLLLAAVTGVLSAPILAQQKPADDSAQGETLSPETKPPEANPGKKGVYLSDWFNQDLTLIGSKDISFGPKPADDVYLEYEYFGRKGPFELYGYIDVPKILGIGNSNDKGVWDHGSPLFMEHEPRISIDYLAGRSLAIGPFKEWYVAFDWIYDHGSNQANRANTLYSGFGTDIDTHSRVNLSANFYGRYQWENYGASNEYSWDGYRAQMKYIVPISSFDNGASLTYIGFTNHDFGSSLHKDNPARTANSTVATNVLLYSFTHLRFTLVGRYFHNGGNWEDGSELNFGEGNFRARSDGWGYYAGVGYQF
- a CDS encoding zinc-binding alcohol dehydrogenase family protein yields the protein MKALQFSATGDLNALRFVDVATPVPAANEVLVQIKAAGLNPSDVKNLLGRFPYTTLPRIPGRDFAGVVVQGPQALVGQEVWGTGRDLGFFADGSHAQYLTVSAKGVAHKPSHLSFAQAASLGVPYTTAWDALERSGVGKGTRLLVIGANGAVGSATLALAKIRGAEVLAAVRRADQVEVLQAQGFDAIALAAPEELGAQVNAVFKGGADVIFDTTGFWLPAAVAGLAPFGRIAIIAAPVDGHVQLPALALYRKGGSVVGINSLLYNCEQCAVMLEQFGRFFDEGLLPLPTGLRAVALADGVQCFEEVNQGSADKIIFLP
- a CDS encoding purine nucleoside permease; the protein is MKTFTRVSLAVGLALLPHVVLADTPAPIKPKVMLITMFAPEAQTWIDRLELKQEVRVPGLSADYPVIRCNTQDVCLLVTGMGQTNAAASTLALALSPKFDLRQSYFLIAGIAGISPKHGTIGTAAWAHYLVEFGTQWELDSRDAPKDWPTGYIGINTKGPNEKPPLDYKTEVFELNPKLQAKAFALSQTVELTESKESSAWRKHYPAAPANQPPQVTRCDTLAGNTWFSGTRLSERAEVWTKLLTDNKGEYCTTQQEDNSTYEALLRASREGLVDIQRLAVVRAGSDFDRPYPGYSEVDNLLKYADQGGFVPALENLYRTGNPLVQAILKNWSAWEKGVPEA
- a CDS encoding DMT family transporter gives rise to the protein MNLILLLVVVVAAGAVLSVQAAINGRLGQTVGVLRSSLVTFAVGALVTALLIFFFEPAQAVSLLEVPKWQLTGALFGVVYMMVMVGAVPVVGTAVATVAVITGQLGMGMLIDNFGWLGNPAIELSSGRIVAMACLALALVFMYRSNTRTD
- a CDS encoding DUF1427 family protein, with amino-acid sequence MNYLISLAIGLFVGVIYGALDFRSPAPPAIALVGLMGMLLGEKLWPMGRQLVSGWLS
- a CDS encoding helix-turn-helix transcriptional regulator; its protein translation is MALAAPPDLSDHAVPVQPLARTYPRGLYVEPHSHDWGQLLYAMSGVMWVETPREALVVPPQRAVWLPPGVEHGIRVVSDLQMRNIYLRPALAATLDSQVQVIEVGGLLRELIVTLVEQGDSGDAAYYDAVVGLALLELQRARRSQIRIGMPVAADRRLINACQAVMAAPSLEIPFEQHAEAAGASVRTLARLFQNHLGMGFAEWRRQVQLATAVAELIQGEPISAIARSLGYSPSSFSDMFRRELGMAPSQYVGWPKS